The Streptomyces phaeolivaceus genome has a window encoding:
- a CDS encoding nucleotidyltransferase domain-containing protein — MTATPWLDTRLAVAGHAAAALADEYAGADVWLVGALAEGLAHQHSDVDLLLITPEPVPGPGSRLIRGIRADVRAVSESTVDDWRTLLDAFTVTRDGIETFRTVRARLSDLTLLRTARPLSPVPAPAEVLVPGQRAAYQRWALADRCEVAASLAEDLLGLAQAGLYPHADLVWDQLARVVAQAETVAAGAPLLGEKWLPSLLSQDDAEPFRPVPALPEPRWLSAAAHSPFFASVQTRLADALLALWPTDAEPEPVDEAGLGGFGWLPQRYSDGWFLRRGDDRVPLTDGRMRAWQQSAARRART; from the coding sequence ATGACCGCCACCCCGTGGCTGGATACGCGGCTTGCCGTCGCCGGGCACGCCGCCGCTGCCCTGGCAGACGAGTACGCCGGTGCCGACGTGTGGCTGGTGGGCGCGCTCGCCGAAGGTCTGGCCCACCAGCACAGTGACGTGGATCTGCTCCTGATCACCCCCGAGCCCGTCCCCGGGCCGGGCTCCCGCCTCATCCGCGGCATCCGCGCCGACGTACGGGCGGTGAGTGAGAGCACCGTGGACGACTGGCGCACGCTGCTCGACGCGTTCACCGTGACCCGCGACGGCATCGAGACGTTCCGCACCGTCCGGGCCCGGCTGAGCGACCTGACCCTCCTGCGCACGGCCCGGCCGCTCTCCCCGGTACCGGCCCCTGCGGAGGTCCTGGTGCCCGGGCAGCGGGCGGCCTATCAACGGTGGGCGCTTGCGGACCGATGCGAGGTGGCGGCGAGCCTGGCCGAGGACCTTCTCGGTCTGGCCCAGGCGGGCCTGTACCCCCACGCTGACCTGGTGTGGGACCAGCTCGCCCGCGTCGTTGCCCAGGCCGAGACCGTCGCCGCCGGCGCTCCGTTGCTCGGTGAGAAATGGCTGCCGAGCCTGCTGAGCCAAGACGACGCTGAACCGTTCAGGCCCGTGCCCGCGTTGCCCGAGCCGCGGTGGCTGAGCGCCGCCGCGCACAGTCCCTTCTTCGCCTCCGTCCAGACCCGTCTCGCCGACGCCCTGCTCGCGCTGTGGCCCACCGATGCCGAGCCGGAGCCGGTCGACGAGGCAGGGCTCGGCGGCTTCGGCTGGCTGCCGCAGCGATACAGCGACGGCTGGTTCCTGCGCCGCGGCGATGACCGCGTCCCGCTCACCGACGGCCGGATGCGCGCCTGGCAGCAGTCCGCCGCACGACGCGCCCGCACCTGA
- a CDS encoding NAD(P)-dependent oxidoreductase, whose protein sequence is MSAVREAPLLVSVRGAADTALLQQRLPGCAIREITALATADPELAARAEVLVLRSGHRLDTERLSQWPALRHVIRAGSGLDGIDIDGLAARGISVHRNPEPAAGAVAEWALAALLALARRIPYGHAALLQGRHAKQHCLAPPVSAMRLAIWGAGPVGRACAHALAPHVAEIAFAARPSLPDTLPSRPGNELPAWADAHVVALPLTDENRGWFGTGFLAAARQRHPLLICVGRLGTLDLDACLRALADGRLGGLALDPVEESDLPLWPADALPGPLNLIATPHIGAQRSDVRALLDRWVATTAAGVLAGADRTAR, encoded by the coding sequence GTGAGCGCGGTGCGCGAGGCGCCGCTGCTCGTGAGCGTGCGGGGCGCGGCCGACACCGCGCTGTTGCAGCAACGCCTCCCCGGCTGCGCGATCCGGGAGATCACCGCGCTCGCCACCGCGGATCCGGAACTTGCCGCCCGGGCCGAAGTGCTGGTGCTGCGGTCGGGGCACCGGCTGGACACCGAGCGCCTGAGCCAGTGGCCGGCGCTGCGGCACGTGATCCGGGCCGGCTCCGGACTGGACGGCATCGACATCGACGGCCTGGCCGCGCGGGGCATCAGCGTGCACCGCAACCCTGAGCCGGCCGCCGGCGCGGTCGCCGAATGGGCCCTGGCCGCGCTGCTCGCGCTCGCTCGCCGGATCCCGTACGGGCACGCCGCCCTGCTCCAGGGGCGGCACGCGAAGCAGCATTGCCTCGCCCCGCCCGTCTCCGCGATGCGGCTGGCGATCTGGGGCGCCGGGCCGGTCGGCCGGGCCTGCGCGCACGCCCTCGCCCCGCATGTCGCCGAGATCGCCTTCGCCGCCCGGCCGAGCCTGCCGGACACCCTGCCCTCGCGGCCCGGCAACGAACTGCCCGCCTGGGCAGACGCCCACGTCGTGGCGCTCCCGCTCACCGACGAGAACCGAGGCTGGTTCGGGACCGGGTTCCTCGCCGCGGCGCGGCAACGGCATCCGCTGCTGATCTGCGTCGGCCGCCTTGGCACGCTCGACCTCGATGCCTGTCTGCGCGCGCTCGCCGACGGCCGGCTCGGCGGTCTCGCCCTCGATCCCGTCGAGGAATCGGATCTGCCGCTGTGGCCGGCTGACGCCCTGCCCGGGCCGCTGAACCTGATCGCCACCCCGCACATCGGCGCCCAGCGCAGCGACGTCCGCGCCCTCCTCGACCGCTGGGTCGCCACGACCGCCGCCGGTGTCCTTGCCGGTGCAGACAGGACAGCCCGATGA
- a CDS encoding TylF/MycF/NovP-related O-methyltransferase — MHLPPTTVPSLAELHDWLLEHHGDTVDADRLPAIRTELEQLAARKVPGAVIELGCYQGAMALWMRAVLDATGQHQRSVHVYDSFKGLPERGTKDPDLFETGYLRAEPEQVLALHDRWGRTPPAIHPGWFADTLPGRLPDQIAFAYLDGDYYESIHTCLTACVPRMAPGGTLIVDDYADLEANPKAWNGLPGVKTACEDYFRAPSPLQVITGAGDLAFGRYTAPADGTQQ, encoded by the coding sequence ATGCACCTCCCTCCCACCACCGTGCCGAGCCTCGCGGAACTGCACGACTGGCTCCTCGAACACCACGGCGACACCGTGGATGCCGACCGCCTGCCCGCCATCCGCACCGAACTCGAACAGCTCGCAGCCCGTAAGGTGCCCGGCGCCGTGATCGAACTCGGCTGCTACCAGGGCGCCATGGCGCTGTGGATGCGCGCCGTCCTCGATGCCACCGGACAGCACCAGCGGAGCGTCCACGTCTACGACTCCTTCAAGGGCCTGCCCGAACGCGGAACGAAGGACCCGGACCTGTTCGAGACCGGGTACCTGCGCGCCGAGCCGGAACAGGTGCTCGCCCTCCACGACCGCTGGGGCCGCACCCCGCCGGCGATCCACCCCGGATGGTTCGCCGACACCCTCCCCGGCCGGCTCCCGGACCAGATCGCCTTCGCCTACTTGGACGGCGACTACTACGAATCCATCCACACCTGCCTGACCGCGTGTGTCCCGCGCATGGCCCCCGGCGGCACGCTGATCGTCGACGACTACGCCGACCTGGAGGCGAACCCGAAGGCATGGAACGGGCTGCCCGGCGTCAAGACAGCCTGCGAGGACTACTTCCGCGCGCCCTCACCCCTTCAGGTCATCACCGGCGCCGGGGACCTGGCCTTCGGCCGCTACACCGCGCCCGCCGACGGGACGCAGCAGTGA
- a CDS encoding NUDIX domain-containing protein — protein sequence MTPLPRISVSVKAAIVHQGRILLMSYDDHSGFHYNLPGGKAKVGEPLRDAVVRKVKEETGLRVRTSRLLFVVEYVPEQYNDEFGTVHKTQHNFLAELLDEDTTPRKSDPPDPIQVGFEWVPLEEFGGKYLLPRVNQQVLDALAGNPADRDVLVDRW from the coding sequence ATGACACCTCTGCCCCGCATCAGCGTGTCGGTCAAGGCCGCGATCGTCCACCAGGGCCGCATCCTGCTCATGTCGTACGACGACCACTCCGGCTTCCACTACAACCTGCCCGGCGGCAAGGCGAAGGTGGGTGAGCCGCTGCGCGACGCGGTCGTGCGCAAGGTCAAGGAGGAGACCGGCCTGCGGGTGCGCACCTCGCGGCTGTTATTCGTCGTCGAGTACGTCCCCGAGCAGTACAACGACGAGTTCGGCACCGTCCACAAGACCCAGCACAACTTCCTCGCCGAGCTCCTCGACGAGGACACCACCCCGCGCAAATCCGATCCACCCGACCCGATCCAGGTCGGCTTCGAGTGGGTGCCCCTGGAGGAGTTCGGCGGCAAGTACCTGCTGCCGCGGGTCAACCAACAGGTGCTCGACGCACTCGCCGGGAACCCGGCCGACCGCGACGTCCTCGTGGACCGGTGGTGA
- a CDS encoding isocitrate lyase/phosphoenolpyruvate mutase family protein, with the protein MTAPTKADIAPLVARLTAAADARRPLRAIGAASAVAAKVAVETGFDALWVSGLEVSTALGLPDENVLGPRDLADTVLALTRTAALPVIVDIDNAGGTPATARRFAGDLTRAGVAALCLEDSAYPKVNSFALHRSQALARTDTVTEQLAAMRDVAGTQVALIARTEALICGGSVAEAVERAAAYAACGADAVLIHSKDPTGQQALATAAAWTGAVPLVTVPTAFAHLAPDDLGTAGFALAIYANQLSRAALAAMRRAAASFQTTGSFTADGTPLSDVADLLQIADPTARACL; encoded by the coding sequence GTGACCGCCCCCACCAAGGCCGACATAGCCCCGCTCGTTGCGCGGCTCACCGCCGCGGCGGACGCCCGCCGCCCGCTGCGGGCGATCGGCGCCGCGAGCGCGGTGGCCGCCAAGGTCGCCGTGGAGACCGGCTTCGACGCCCTGTGGGTGTCCGGCCTGGAGGTCTCCACGGCCTTGGGCCTGCCGGACGAGAACGTGCTGGGACCGCGCGACCTGGCCGACACCGTCCTCGCCCTCACCCGTACGGCGGCGCTGCCGGTGATCGTGGACATCGACAACGCCGGCGGCACCCCGGCCACCGCTCGCCGGTTCGCCGGTGACCTCACCCGCGCCGGAGTCGCCGCCCTCTGCCTGGAGGACAGCGCCTACCCCAAGGTCAACTCCTTCGCCCTCCACCGCAGCCAGGCGCTCGCCCGCACCGACACGGTGACCGAACAGCTCGCCGCGATGCGCGACGTCGCCGGCACTCAGGTAGCCCTGATCGCGCGGACCGAGGCCCTGATCTGCGGCGGGAGCGTCGCAGAGGCAGTGGAGCGGGCCGCAGCGTACGCGGCTTGTGGAGCGGACGCGGTGCTCATCCACTCCAAGGACCCCACCGGGCAGCAGGCCCTGGCCACGGCCGCAGCCTGGACGGGCGCGGTGCCGCTGGTGACCGTGCCCACCGCGTTTGCGCACCTGGCCCCGGACGATCTCGGCACGGCCGGATTCGCCCTGGCCATCTACGCCAACCAGCTCTCGCGCGCCGCGCTCGCCGCCATGCGGCGCGCCGCAGCATCCTTCCAGACCACCGGCTCCTTCACCGCCGACGGAACGCCACTGTCCGACGTCGCCGACCTCCTCCAGATCGCCGACCCGACCGCCCGCGCCTGCCTGTAG
- a CDS encoding dTMP kinase, with translation MDRYPFIVVEGLDGTGKTTLRKGLFRLFEGLYRITPLAVLTTNFLNAAVALDLVEGKYQPTEENRDRYLAALAADKQATADRLIAPSLPTRPVIADRWLLSELAFFAVKHDRAPKETYAHLTEQLHLVPDLTLVLDITPETAMERAADRSGDATRPDWDVMDVQTRVREVYQSVADTPGAFPALGKVVRINAAQDRATVLHTAWEALTQHGLLPDREGAAS, from the coding sequence ATGGACCGCTACCCCTTCATCGTCGTCGAGGGCCTGGACGGCACCGGCAAGACGACCCTCCGCAAGGGCCTGTTCCGCCTCTTCGAGGGCCTGTACCGCATCACGCCACTCGCCGTGCTGACCACCAACTTCCTCAACGCGGCAGTCGCGCTGGACCTGGTGGAGGGCAAGTACCAGCCCACCGAGGAGAACCGGGACCGCTACCTGGCGGCACTCGCGGCGGACAAGCAGGCCACCGCCGACCGGCTGATCGCCCCCAGTCTGCCGACCCGCCCGGTCATCGCGGACCGGTGGCTGCTGTCCGAACTGGCCTTCTTCGCGGTCAAACACGACCGCGCCCCTAAAGAGACATACGCCCATCTCACCGAGCAGCTCCACCTGGTGCCCGACCTCACGCTCGTCCTGGACATCACACCTGAGACCGCGATGGAACGGGCTGCCGACCGCTCGGGGGACGCCACCCGCCCCGACTGGGACGTGATGGACGTTCAGACCAGGGTCCGGGAGGTCTACCAGTCCGTGGCCGACACGCCTGGCGCGTTCCCCGCCTTGGGAAAGGTCGTCCGGATCAATGCCGCGCAGGACCGCGCCACCGTCCTGCACACCGCCTGGGAGGCCCTGACCCAGCACGGCCTGCTGCCCGACCGTGAAGGAGCCGCGTCGTGA
- a CDS encoding ATP-binding protein: MVLPAIGPESMECVREIVRVLLRMWRKSELEFVTELGVTELLTNVLKHTPGDCELLVRETPDGILVGVTDFEDALPTVKDPDGDAEGGRGLFLLSCLADELQSQPLLYGKQVWFRIGHAAGREEGR, encoded by the coding sequence ATGGTGCTGCCCGCAATCGGCCCCGAGAGCATGGAATGCGTCCGGGAGATCGTGCGGGTCCTCCTGCGGATGTGGCGCAAGAGCGAGCTGGAGTTCGTCACCGAGCTCGGCGTCACCGAGCTGCTGACGAATGTCTTGAAGCACACGCCGGGCGACTGCGAGCTGCTGGTGCGGGAGACGCCGGACGGCATCCTGGTCGGCGTCACCGACTTCGAGGACGCGCTGCCGACCGTGAAGGACCCCGACGGGGACGCCGAGGGCGGCCGGGGCCTGTTCCTGCTGTCCTGCCTGGCCGACGAGCTTCAGAGCCAGCCCCTGCTGTACGGGAAGCAGGTCTGGTTCCGGATCGGCCATGCCGCAGGCCGGGAGGAAGGTCGATGA
- a CDS encoding helix-turn-helix domain-containing protein: MPVEPTPRRRRLGAELRRIREALGWTQEEAASHLGYRSFSTVSKIEKGVQGLKIQQLPHFFEVYRITDPELREELRGLVRRAGEADWWQRYQGVVDDPLGDYLSLVETASNLFVFNPAAIHGLLQTPEYARAVTEGSRAWKTPEDIDGFVSMRQEHQTNMLERDPALKIWAVLPEGLLRQEVGGRPVMRAQVEHLIDLARTAPNITIQVLPHRAGAHAGMDGPFMLISFPTGRDLVCIESMRASLHLNEPETVEVYRTTSDLLKSDALSQKASLPLLTTIAKDLA; this comes from the coding sequence ATGCCGGTCGAGCCGACACCTCGGCGCCGACGCCTGGGTGCTGAACTCCGGCGCATCCGCGAAGCCTTGGGCTGGACGCAGGAGGAGGCGGCGAGCCATCTCGGCTACCGGTCCTTCTCGACGGTCAGCAAGATCGAGAAGGGGGTGCAGGGCCTCAAGATCCAGCAGCTGCCGCACTTTTTCGAGGTATACAGGATCACCGACCCCGAACTGCGCGAGGAACTGCGCGGCCTGGTCCGCCGGGCCGGGGAAGCCGACTGGTGGCAGCGCTACCAAGGCGTCGTCGACGACCCGCTCGGCGACTACCTCTCCCTGGTGGAAACCGCCAGCAACCTGTTCGTCTTCAACCCCGCAGCCATCCACGGACTGCTTCAGACCCCGGAGTACGCCCGCGCCGTGACCGAAGGCAGCCGGGCCTGGAAGACACCCGAGGACATCGACGGCTTCGTGTCCATGCGCCAGGAGCACCAGACGAACATGCTGGAGCGCGACCCGGCGCTGAAGATCTGGGCAGTCCTTCCCGAAGGGCTCCTGCGTCAGGAAGTCGGCGGCCGGCCCGTCATGCGCGCCCAGGTTGAGCATCTGATCGACCTCGCCCGCACGGCCCCCAACATCACCATCCAGGTCCTGCCGCACCGGGCCGGCGCGCACGCCGGGATGGACGGGCCGTTCATGCTCATATCCTTCCCGACCGGGCGGGACTTGGTGTGCATCGAGTCCATGCGGGCCTCGCTCCACCTCAACGAGCCGGAGACGGTCGAGGTGTACCGCACCACCAGCGACCTGCTCAAATCCGACGCTCTCTCCCAGAAAGCGTCGCTGCCACTTCTCACCACCATCGCCAAGGACCTTGCATGA
- a CDS encoding DUF397 domain-containing protein: MNKNELDPAWVESQLRDAQWQTSSFSSGGTNCVQIAFLDDGIVALRDSKNPNKPAHLFTDSEYDMFVSGIMHGELRRR; encoded by the coding sequence ATGAACAAGAACGAACTCGACCCGGCCTGGGTCGAGTCCCAGCTGCGTGACGCCCAGTGGCAGACCAGCAGCTTCAGCAGCGGCGGCACCAACTGCGTCCAGATCGCCTTCCTCGACGACGGCATCGTGGCCCTCCGCGATTCGAAGAATCCCAACAAGCCCGCACATCTGTTCACTGATTCCGAGTACGACATGTTCGTCAGCGGCATCATGCACGGCGAACTCCGCCGCCGCTGA
- a CDS encoding NUDIX hydrolase, producing MSELVEHVDEQDRVLGVVERGEAERQHWPHRIATTICRDRAGRILVLRRSETHSRFPGYYDVMVGGAVNVGESYEEAAARELSEELGVRVPVRFMFKFLCREGISPVWFGVHEAVVTEPLIPDLGEIAWQGWLTEAELCEVVDQRLFVPGGRKALRRYLQSESGPAAEEASPRRSADVSGDCDAVGMIPWNLLVIDKALRASWAADTCSPDDLARAGWQPGNPAWGHCDITALIVNDIFGGDLMVGEVHCGGEQHGFHWWNRLPSGVDLDLTHEQFRDGQTVTAARVVKRPPGPLPRRWEEYLLLRERVIEHLGHLPEPA from the coding sequence GTGAGCGAATTGGTGGAGCATGTAGATGAGCAGGACCGCGTGTTGGGAGTCGTCGAACGAGGCGAAGCGGAGCGTCAGCACTGGCCGCATCGCATTGCGACGACGATCTGCCGTGATCGGGCAGGGCGGATCTTGGTGCTGCGACGGTCCGAGACGCATTCCCGGTTCCCTGGCTACTACGACGTGATGGTCGGTGGCGCCGTGAACGTGGGTGAGTCGTATGAGGAAGCCGCGGCCCGGGAACTGTCCGAAGAGCTGGGCGTTCGTGTGCCCGTGCGCTTCATGTTCAAGTTCCTTTGCCGGGAGGGGATCAGCCCCGTGTGGTTTGGGGTGCATGAGGCTGTCGTGACTGAACCCCTGATCCCGGACCTGGGCGAGATCGCCTGGCAGGGCTGGCTGACAGAGGCCGAATTGTGCGAGGTCGTCGATCAACGGCTCTTCGTTCCGGGAGGACGGAAAGCTCTGCGCCGATACCTGCAGTCCGAGTCCGGGCCGGCAGCTGAAGAGGCGTCTCCCCGGCGATCCGCCGATGTCAGTGGCGACTGCGATGCTGTCGGCATGATCCCTTGGAACCTGCTGGTCATCGACAAGGCTCTGCGGGCCAGTTGGGCCGCTGACACCTGTTCCCCGGACGACCTCGCCCGCGCCGGCTGGCAGCCCGGCAACCCGGCGTGGGGTCACTGTGACATCACCGCTTTGATAGTGAATGACATCTTCGGTGGCGACCTCATGGTCGGGGAGGTCCACTGCGGCGGGGAACAGCACGGATTTCACTGGTGGAATCGGTTGCCCAGCGGTGTGGACCTCGACCTGACGCACGAGCAGTTCCGGGATGGCCAGACCGTCACCGCAGCCCGGGTCGTCAAACGTCCACCTGGGCCTCTTCCTCGGCGCTGGGAGGAGTATCTCCTTCTGCGCGAGCGCGTCATCGAGCACCTCGGTCACCTCCCCGAGCCTGCCTGA
- a CDS encoding 2'-5' RNA ligase family protein, whose protein sequence is MRAFNFKQGKASWDTGTLLHWYVEVDWDDPRHDALAQLVTDSNQTLLDAGFPVTPVEHRWLHITIDQISRPAHLIGQTERDKLVAEVSHRLATIAPFTIMIGSVLSYGSGAIADTHPDHQLSALHAAARDSTRATLGDDACQYEFGIQHLTTAYAYAEADSDAAQRLLRRVRPSHAPMEVNAVHLVDVTADPQAKTITWERVTRVPLGTAL, encoded by the coding sequence ATGCGAGCCTTCAACTTCAAGCAGGGCAAGGCGTCTTGGGACACAGGGACCTTGCTCCACTGGTACGTCGAGGTGGACTGGGACGACCCGCGTCATGATGCCCTCGCCCAGTTGGTCACGGACTCGAACCAGACCCTCCTGGACGCCGGGTTCCCCGTCACCCCAGTCGAACATCGCTGGCTGCACATCACGATCGACCAGATCAGCAGACCCGCCCACCTGATCGGCCAGACCGAGCGCGACAAACTCGTCGCCGAGGTCAGCCACCGCCTAGCCACCATCGCGCCGTTCACCATCATGATCGGCTCCGTACTCAGTTACGGCAGCGGCGCCATCGCCGACACCCATCCCGATCACCAGCTCTCAGCCCTGCACGCCGCGGCCCGCGACAGCACTCGCGCCACGCTCGGCGATGACGCCTGCCAGTACGAATTCGGGATTCAGCATCTGACCACGGCCTACGCCTACGCCGAGGCGGACTCCGACGCCGCGCAACGCCTCCTCCGGCGAGTCCGACCGAGCCATGCCCCGATGGAAGTCAACGCGGTGCACCTTGTCGACGTCACCGCGGACCCACAGGCCAAGACGATCACCTGGGAACGGGTGACGCGGGTCCCCCTCGGTACAGCTCTCTGA
- a CDS encoding helix-turn-helix domain-containing protein, translating into MMAPDGIGNLLRSSREQANLTREEVVLRIAEVLGEDFDPDNLKRWELEIRLPTKRYHSSIEEVLGIPVSEIVRTRAISKAYRLQQKMATRQDGQEVPPVKRRVFITGTLAVAGTGALAGLAEAHEGIDAALSGSSNAADIAYLESVFERNTGGYRGRDPQRVLGQMQDDLKLLGQVLDRPHTARDRATLVRTAAGITGLVAIIQHDIGAQQGAESWFTTAARAAQESGDRHMLAWVLARHAMVGLNYGAPSSAARRAARAQRVAGTTPSAAAALASAVNARALAGLGDRNGARKAVEQTQDMIEQLDNIALADNWFGYPAQKHSVHLSQAYTLLGDTISARAEQEAALALTDSPSVMTRALLALDHAQCLRIDKAPQTAADMATATWNKLPTGYRTGLVQTRAEALRDALTGRPRARLAEALSA; encoded by the coding sequence ATGATGGCACCGGACGGGATAGGGAACCTGCTGCGCAGCAGCCGTGAGCAGGCGAATCTGACCCGAGAAGAGGTCGTTCTGCGCATCGCCGAGGTACTCGGCGAAGACTTCGACCCGGACAACCTCAAGCGATGGGAACTCGAAATCCGGCTCCCAACCAAGCGATACCACAGCAGTATTGAAGAGGTGCTCGGCATCCCCGTCTCGGAGATCGTCCGCACCAGGGCCATCTCGAAGGCGTACCGGCTGCAACAGAAGATGGCGACGAGGCAAGACGGCCAGGAGGTACCGCCCGTGAAACGACGCGTATTCATCACCGGGACACTCGCCGTGGCCGGCACAGGAGCACTGGCAGGACTCGCTGAGGCACACGAGGGCATCGACGCTGCTCTCTCGGGGTCCAGCAACGCCGCCGACATCGCCTACCTGGAGTCGGTCTTCGAGCGGAACACCGGCGGCTACCGTGGACGCGACCCGCAACGGGTCCTTGGGCAGATGCAAGACGACCTCAAGCTGCTCGGCCAGGTCCTGGACCGCCCGCACACCGCCCGGGACCGAGCCACGTTAGTGCGGACCGCTGCCGGGATCACCGGCCTGGTCGCGATCATCCAGCACGACATCGGCGCACAGCAGGGAGCCGAGAGCTGGTTCACCACAGCGGCCCGCGCCGCCCAGGAATCCGGCGACCGCCACATGCTCGCTTGGGTCCTGGCCCGCCACGCCATGGTCGGCCTGAACTACGGCGCACCGTCCTCGGCCGCACGCCGCGCCGCACGTGCCCAACGCGTAGCTGGCACCACGCCCAGCGCGGCAGCCGCACTGGCCTCCGCCGTGAACGCAAGGGCCCTCGCTGGCCTCGGCGACCGAAACGGCGCACGCAAAGCCGTCGAACAGACCCAGGACATGATCGAGCAGCTGGACAACATCGCTCTGGCGGACAACTGGTTCGGATACCCGGCTCAGAAGCACAGTGTCCACCTCTCCCAGGCGTACACGCTGCTCGGCGACACCATTTCGGCCCGCGCCGAGCAGGAAGCCGCCCTTGCCCTCACCGACTCGCCCTCCGTCATGACCCGCGCCCTCCTGGCCCTTGACCACGCGCAATGCCTTCGCATCGACAAGGCCCCCCAGACTGCGGCGGACATGGCAACCGCCACGTGGAACAAGCTCCCGACGGGCTACCGGACCGGGCTGGTGCAGACCCGGGCCGAGGCGCTGCGTGACGCCCTCACCGGCCGGCCCCGCGCACGACTCGCCGAAGCTCTCAGCGCCTGA
- a CDS encoding IS1182 family transposase gives MSLQPHSGAEIPPLTARVARAANPKGTTAMWIRDRLDGLWSDEDFTAWYPRDGRPGLSPAQLATVCVLQYAMNLSDRQAAEAVRCRIDFKYALGLDLDDPGFHHSVLSDFRDRLAEGDRADRLLGLALTRIRRAGLLKGRVTQRTDSTHVLSAARELTRLELACEAVRAVLEEAARDAPEVLDELVTAEWAQRYGRPVRLCSQPSHPVARLEQVGNDARELLYRLDARFPGGAPAQANVLRTILVQHFLVDAKGRFRPRTKRDGQPPSRVRIESPYETEARCTMRGDTRWTGYLVHLTETCDDKRVNIITDVATAVSSADSQALPGIHARLRRRRLLPNRHLVDGGYTSVAGMDEAARLHRVTLIGPLPPSTTPQHRAGDGFGRENFIIDFDQREVTCPNGQVSGNWQDLPTVEPTKVTVRFDARQCGRCPERAKCTPGRFRSLYFPTRRLYELQVKNRADQQDADWRRLYRRRSGAEGTIEEFADGHRGRRCRYRGLAKTHVQHVLTALAINIERLSLQEPADSSYRPRPPTAFQQYLDARDLPRPLWWRQGK, from the coding sequence GTGTCCCTCCAGCCTCACTCCGGAGCCGAGATCCCGCCGCTGACCGCCCGGGTTGCCCGCGCGGCCAACCCCAAAGGCACCACCGCGATGTGGATCCGCGACCGCCTCGACGGCCTCTGGAGCGACGAGGACTTCACCGCCTGGTACCCGCGTGACGGCCGACCTGGGCTCTCACCCGCCCAACTCGCCACCGTCTGCGTGCTGCAGTACGCGATGAACCTCTCCGACCGCCAGGCCGCCGAGGCAGTGCGCTGCCGAATCGACTTCAAGTACGCCCTCGGCCTGGACCTGGACGATCCCGGCTTCCACCACAGCGTCCTGTCCGACTTCCGCGACCGGCTCGCCGAAGGCGACCGCGCCGACCGGCTACTGGGCCTCGCACTCACCCGGATCCGACGGGCCGGCCTGCTCAAAGGGCGGGTCACGCAGCGCACCGACTCCACCCACGTCCTGTCCGCCGCACGGGAGCTGACCCGCCTGGAGCTGGCGTGCGAGGCGGTCCGCGCCGTGCTGGAAGAGGCGGCCCGCGACGCGCCAGAGGTGCTGGACGAGCTGGTCACCGCCGAATGGGCCCAACGCTACGGCCGGCCGGTTCGCCTGTGCTCCCAGCCCAGCCACCCCGTCGCCCGCCTGGAGCAGGTGGGCAACGACGCCCGCGAACTGCTGTACCGTCTCGACGCCCGGTTCCCCGGCGGCGCTCCGGCGCAGGCGAACGTGCTCCGAACGATCCTGGTGCAGCACTTCTTGGTGGATGCCAAGGGGCGGTTCAGGCCGCGCACGAAACGCGACGGCCAGCCGCCCTCCCGAGTCCGAATCGAATCCCCGTACGAGACCGAGGCCCGCTGCACCATGCGCGGTGACACACGCTGGACCGGCTACCTCGTGCACCTGACCGAGACCTGCGACGACAAGCGGGTCAACATCATCACCGACGTGGCCACGGCCGTCTCCAGCGCGGACAGCCAGGCGCTGCCCGGCATCCACGCCCGCCTCAGGCGACGGCGTCTACTGCCGAATCGGCACTTGGTCGACGGCGGCTACACCTCCGTGGCCGGCATGGACGAAGCCGCCCGCCTGCACCGCGTCACCCTGATCGGGCCGCTTCCGCCCAGCACCACCCCGCAGCACCGGGCAGGGGACGGCTTCGGCCGGGAGAACTTCATCATCGACTTCGACCAGCGCGAGGTGACCTGCCCCAACGGGCAGGTCAGCGGCAACTGGCAGGACCTGCCGACAGTCGAGCCGACCAAGGTCACAGTCCGGTTCGACGCCCGCCAGTGCGGCCGCTGCCCCGAGCGGGCCAAGTGCACTCCGGGCCGGTTTCGCAGCCTGTACTTCCCGACACGGCGCCTGTACGAACTCCAGGTCAAGAACCGGGCCGATCAGCAGGATGCGGACTGGCGCCGGCTCTACAGGCGGCGCTCGGGGGCCGAGGGCACCATCGAGGAGTTCGCGGACGGCCACCGCGGACGCCGGTGCCGCTACCGCGGCCTGGCCAAGACGCACGTCCAGCACGTCCTGACCGCACTCGCGATCAACATCGAGCGGCTGAGCCTTCAAGAACCCGCCGACAGCTCGTACCGGCCCCGCCCTCCCACAGCATTCCAGCAGTACCTCGACGCACGCGACTTACCCCGGCCGCTGTGGTGGCGCCAAGGGAAGTGA